One window from the genome of Salvia miltiorrhiza cultivar Shanhuang (shh) chromosome 7, IMPLAD_Smil_shh, whole genome shotgun sequence encodes:
- the LOC130994869 gene encoding uncharacterized protein LOC130994869, translated as MGSAASTLAELPSELIFEILSRTSLETLERCKAVSKSWKHIIYESTFLPLHCQRTNSLFGYFFQDVRHIAKFPSALVSSAPGAAAAAAINRTWTRDNRKILASCDQGILCCEREDRCRCDSCNNKRFFACKPATSQWQGLPNPKLRYETDAVAIVVVRSTPLRYIIASLYNSGIMQHNCDIFDSEKWAWERIECAAPYGEIVESCRPAITTAGRFFHWLTVSGNVLTLDVKRRSFRCSPLPCDPACKSKVLVEYEGGLGFVCVVEEGDRREMEVWAGAERKMVVDMRGIERALKHAQPVELCSSTVVFLRSADGGGFYNIQNGSFSRVEVPYELKNPKQVFRFRSDWEIVDLKGGSRRAFEPNSPTNDKIISSEPNSPTNDNISWSESTRLEKALFYLVLGGVCFSSWNSPTNDKIISSEPNSPTNDNISWSESTRLEKALFYLVLGGVCFSSWYK; from the coding sequence atggggTCTGCGGCGTCTACCTTAGCAGAATTACCGTCGGAGTTGATCTTCGAGATTCTAAGCCGAACGTCGTTGGAAACCCTAGAACGATGCAAGGCGGTTTCAAAGAGTTGGAAGCATATTATATATGAATCCACTTTTCTCCCTCTCCACTGTCAAAGAACAAATTCCCTTTTCGGCTATTTCTTCCAAGACGTCAGACACATTGCTAAATTTCCATCGGCGTTGGTATCCTCCGCCCCCGgtgccgccgctgccgccgccatCAACAGAACTTGGACGCGCGACAACAGGAAGATCCTAGCCTCGTGCGATCAAGGGATTCTCTGCTGCGAGAGAGAAGATCGATGCCGCTGCGATTCCTGCAACAACAAGCGATTCTTCGCTTGCAAGCCCGCCACCAGCCAGTGGCAGGGTCTGCCCAATCCCAAGCTCCGCTACGAGACCGACGCCGTCGCCATCGTCGTCGTTCGATCCACCCCTCTCCGATACATCATCGCTAGTTTGTACAACTCCGGAATCATGCAGCATAACTGCGATATATTCGATTCGGAGAAGTGGGCGTGGGAGAGGATCGAGTGCGCGGCTCCCTACGGCGAGATTGTGGAATCCTGCCGCCCGGCCATCACCACCGCCGGCCGATTTTTCCACTGGCTCACCGTCAGCGGCAACGTGCTGACGCTGGACGTGAAGAGGAGGAGCTTCCGGTGCTCCCCGCTGCCGTGCGACCCCGCCTGCAAATCGAAGGTGCTGGTGGAGTACGAGGGAGGGTTAGGGTTTGTGTGTGTGGTTGAAGAAGGAGACAGGAGAGAGATGGAGGTGTGGGCCGGGGCCGAGAGGAAGATGGTGGTGGACATGAGAGGTATCGAAAGAGCTCTGAAGCATGCGCAGCCGGTGGAGTTGTGCAGCAGCACTGTAGTTTTCTTGAGGTCCGCGGACGGAGGAGGGTTTTATAATATTCAAAATGGCAGTTTTAGTAGAGTGGAGGTTCCTTATGAGCTCAAAAATCCGAAACAAGTTTTCCGGTTTAGATCGGATTGGGAGATTGTTGATCTTAAAGGTGGTTCACGGCGTGCGTTCGAACCGAATAGTCCAACAAACGATAAGATTATTTCGAGTGAACCGAATAGTCCAACAAACGATAATATTAGTTGGAGTGAGTCGACCCGACTCGAAAAGGCTCTGTTTTATTTGGTCCTAGGTGGAGTATGTTTCAGTAGCTGGAATAGTCCAACAAACGATAAGATTATTTCGAGTGAACCGAATAGTCCAACAAACGATAATATTAGTTGGAGTGAGTCGACCCGACTCGAAAAGGCTCTGTTTTATTTGGTCCTAGGTGGAGTATGTTTCAGTAGCTGGTATAAGTAG
- the LOC130994888 gene encoding uncharacterized protein LOC130994888, which produces MKEETPKSKEANTYKSTSETTESASEDIPDLSDEGVSHNDFKDGAWSQKDALILETLSEDAIIRLGNELLTNLTAGISQRHVGSILLLAFHLHAPGIGNTERIVSVDKLARERDSELMSLENTVTYKPGKPCTVSEKGTKFEKARAYAFIAASMLKMFTRSSENYCRSWTHILNGHRKFYLIETPITAPKPLGKVLQQIRHHFSVSDIMKATLYRILYNMNEGGNITSVQKYLYDIHLSHTGMHIVPIAYNICLAMNVSPGDLIRAIYSPSFHPQIVALVAAFNLMMNHDEEHTRQMWKYGRIFESKFFSTLQTRSCRKLCFTLACILKRERARSHARILDIKQFEAISQEDREKLEEGAKLIVRALNIIAFGEPKTLVDYIFSA; this is translated from the coding sequence ATGAAGGAAGAAACCCCAAAATCTAAGGAAGCAAACACCTACAAAAGCACAAGTGAGACTACCGAATCTGCATCGGAGGACATACCGGATTTAAGTGACGAAGGAGTGTCTCACAATGATTTTAAGGATGGAGCTTGGTCTCAAAAAGATGCTCTCATATTAGAGACATTATCTGAAGACGCTATCATACGTTTGGGTAATGAACTCTTAACAAACTTAACCGCTGGGATATCGCAACGACATGTCGGTTCCATACTTCTTTTAGCTTTCCATTTACATGCTCCAGGAATTGGAAATACTGAGAGAATTGTATCAGTAGACAAGCTAGCAAGAGAAAGAGACTCTGAACTGATGAGCCTTGAAAATACAGTTACATATAAACCTGGGAAACCTTGTACAGTATCAGAGAAGGGAACAAAGTTTGAGAAAGCAAGAGCTTATGCTTTTATAGCAGCTTCAATGTTAAAGATGTTTACAAGATCATCAGAAAACTATTGCCGTTCTTGGACTCATATCTTGAATGGACACCGGAAGTTTTACTTGATCGAGACCCCTATTACAGCACCTAAACCACTCGGAAAAGTCCTGCAACAGATTCGCCATCACTTCTCTGTTTCAGATATAATGAAAGCGACATTATACAGAATTCTGTATAACATGAATGAAGGTGGCAATATTACAAGTGTTCAGAAGTATCTTTATGATATTCATCTGTCTCATACAGGGATGCACATTGTACCAATAGCATACAACATTTGTCTTGCTATGAATGTTTCTCCTGGAGACCTGATTCGGGCCATATACTCTCCAAGTTTTCATCCCCAAATTGTTGCCTTGGTCGCTGCATTCAATCTGATGATGAATCATGATGAAGAACACACTAGACAAATGTGGAAATATGGAAGAATATTTGAGAGCAAGTTTTTCTCAACATTACAAACTCGATCCTGTCGCAAACTTTGTTTTACCTTAGCTTGCATACTGAAACGGGAAAGGGCAAGGTCTCATGCCAGAATTCTGGATATCAAACAGTTTGAGGCGATCAGTCAAGAAGATCGAGAGAAACTGGAAGAGGGGGCCAAGTTAATAGTTAGAGCTTTGAACATCATAGCATTTGGCGAGCCTAAAACCTTGGTGGACTATATTTTCAGTGCCTAA